From Streptomyces yatensis, one genomic window encodes:
- a CDS encoding phosphocholine-specific phospholipase C, translating into MTSFDRRRFMQLAGAGAATSLLSASIARAAEIPANRRTGSLRDIEHIVVLMQENRSFDHYFGTLRGVRGFGDPRPVRLPNGKPVWHQSDGSKEVLPFRPEVSDLGLQFLQDLPHGWGDGHVAFNDGGYDKWIPSKSATTMAYLTREDIPFHYALADAFTICDAYHCSFIGSTDPNRYYLWSGYTGNDGKGGGPVLDNAEAGYSWTTYPERLEKAGISWKIYQDIGDGLDADGGWGWIDDAYRGNYGDNSLLFFNQYRNAKPGDPLYDKARTGTNAKNGDGFFDILRADVKAGKLPQVSWIAAPEAFTEHPNWPANYGAWYIAQVLDALTSNPEVWSKTALLITYDENDGFFDHVLPPYAPGDKRGGSTVDTTGELFPGSSSQPAGPYGLGQRVPMLVVSPWSKGGWVCSQTLDHTSVIRLMERRFGVEEPNISAWRRAVSGDLTAAFDFSRTDVKVPAMPDTSGYRPKDNERHPDYVPAPPEHPSLPRQEPGLRPARPLPYELSADATTAADGGLRVDFVNHGRGTGAHFHVTSASHAGGPWGYTVEAGKRLSGSWQRSSADQGAYDFQVHGPAGFLRHLTGHATGTGPEVTARHDRATGEVRLTLVNQGDATVRLTVTDGYEKEKAAHYRLRPGARVVHTVRTDRSHQWYDLSVVSDHDSGYLRRLAGHVETGRAGMSDPALSAG; encoded by the coding sequence ATGACCTCCTTCGATCGTCGACGATTCATGCAACTGGCCGGGGCCGGTGCGGCCACCTCCCTGCTGTCCGCCAGCATCGCGCGCGCCGCGGAGATACCCGCCAACCGCCGGACCGGAAGCCTGCGGGACATCGAGCACATCGTGGTGCTGATGCAGGAAAACCGTTCCTTCGACCACTACTTCGGCACCCTGCGCGGAGTGCGGGGATTCGGCGATCCGCGGCCGGTGCGGCTGCCCAACGGCAAGCCGGTATGGCACCAGTCGGACGGTTCCAAGGAGGTCCTGCCGTTCCGGCCCGAGGTGAGCGACCTCGGCCTGCAGTTCCTGCAGGACCTGCCGCACGGCTGGGGCGACGGCCATGTCGCGTTCAACGACGGCGGGTACGACAAGTGGATCCCCTCGAAGTCGGCCACCACCATGGCGTATCTGACGCGTGAGGACATCCCCTTCCACTACGCGCTGGCCGACGCCTTCACCATCTGCGACGCCTACCACTGCTCGTTCATCGGCTCCACGGACCCCAACCGCTACTACCTGTGGTCCGGTTACACGGGCAACGACGGCAAGGGCGGCGGCCCGGTGCTGGACAACGCGGAGGCCGGCTACAGCTGGACCACCTACCCCGAGCGCCTGGAGAAGGCCGGGATCTCCTGGAAGATCTACCAGGACATCGGCGACGGGCTGGACGCGGACGGCGGCTGGGGCTGGATCGACGACGCCTACCGCGGCAACTACGGCGACAACTCCCTGCTCTTCTTCAACCAGTACCGCAACGCCAAGCCCGGCGACCCGCTGTACGACAAGGCCCGCACCGGCACCAACGCCAAGAACGGCGACGGTTTCTTCGACATCCTGCGGGCCGATGTGAAGGCCGGGAAGCTGCCCCAGGTCTCCTGGATCGCGGCGCCCGAAGCCTTCACCGAGCACCCCAACTGGCCCGCCAACTACGGCGCCTGGTACATCGCGCAGGTCCTGGACGCGCTCACCTCCAACCCCGAGGTGTGGAGCAAGACCGCGCTGCTCATCACCTACGACGAGAACGACGGCTTCTTCGACCACGTGCTGCCGCCGTACGCGCCCGGCGACAAGCGGGGCGGTTCGACCGTGGACACCACCGGGGAGCTCTTCCCCGGCTCCTCCTCGCAGCCCGCGGGCCCGTACGGGCTGGGGCAGCGGGTGCCGATGCTCGTGGTGTCGCCGTGGAGCAAGGGCGGCTGGGTGTGCTCGCAGACGCTGGACCACACCTCGGTCATCCGGCTCATGGAGCGGCGCTTCGGCGTCGAGGAGCCCAACATCTCGGCGTGGCGGCGGGCGGTGTCCGGCGACCTGACCGCGGCCTTCGACTTCTCGCGGACCGATGTGAAGGTCCCGGCCATGCCGGACACCAGCGGCTACCGGCCCAAGGACAACGAGCGGCACCCCGACTACGTACCGGCGCCGCCGGAGCACCCCTCGCTGCCCCGGCAGGAGCCCGGGCTGCGCCCTGCCAGGCCGCTGCCGTACGAGCTGTCGGCCGATGCCACGACCGCCGCCGACGGCGGCCTGCGGGTCGACTTCGTCAACCACGGCCGGGGCACCGGGGCGCACTTCCACGTGACCTCCGCGAGCCATGCGGGCGGGCCGTGGGGCTACACGGTCGAGGCGGGCAAGCGGCTGTCCGGCAGCTGGCAGCGCTCCTCGGCGGACCAGGGCGCCTATGACTTCCAGGTGCACGGTCCGGCCGGTTTCCTGCGCCACCTCACCGGCCACGCCACCGGCACCGGCCCCGAGGTGACCGCCCGCCACGACCGGGCGACCGGGGAGGTCAGGCTGACCCTCGTCAACCAGGGCGACGCGACGGTGCGGCTCACCGTCACGGACGGCTACGAGAAGGAGAAGGCGGCGCACTACCGGCTCCGGCCGGGGGCGCGGGTGGTGCACACCGTGCGCACCGATCGCAGCCACCAGTGGTACGACCTGTCGGTGGTCTCCGACCACGACAGCGGCTATCTGCGCCGGCTGGCCGGGCATGTGGAGACCGGCCGTGCGGGGATGAGCGACCCCGCGCTCTCGGCGGGCTGA
- a CDS encoding SigB/SigF/SigG family RNA polymerase sigma factor has protein sequence MTAVTAHPRAHPKHAHDDAPDTSGAFRRIAELPDGSQKEALREEVVRAWMPMAERIASQYRNRGETPEDLRQVAMVGLVKAVKRYEPDRGSAFESYAVPTVVGEVKRHFRDHMWSLHVPRRVQELRNRVRTAVQDLTRSPDDRSPSVKDIARHTGMAEEDVLVGMEALESFRTLSLDAALRGADDGYALMDTLGSTESSYERVVQRESLKPCLRRLPEREREILYLRFFCDETQSRIADRLGISQMHVSRLISRTCARLGEEVGARAA, from the coding sequence ATGACGGCCGTAACAGCACATCCCCGAGCACACCCCAAGCACGCACACGACGACGCCCCCGACACCTCCGGCGCGTTCCGCCGGATCGCCGAACTGCCGGACGGCTCGCAGAAGGAGGCCCTCCGGGAGGAAGTCGTCCGGGCCTGGATGCCGATGGCCGAGCGGATCGCCTCGCAGTACCGCAACCGCGGTGAAACGCCGGAGGATCTGCGGCAGGTGGCCATGGTCGGTCTGGTCAAGGCGGTCAAGCGCTATGAGCCGGACCGGGGTTCGGCCTTCGAGAGCTACGCCGTCCCGACCGTCGTCGGGGAGGTCAAGCGGCACTTCCGCGACCATATGTGGAGCCTGCACGTGCCGCGCCGGGTCCAGGAGCTGCGCAACCGGGTCCGCACCGCCGTCCAGGACCTGACCCGCTCACCGGACGACCGTTCGCCCAGCGTCAAGGACATCGCACGGCACACCGGCATGGCCGAGGAGGACGTCCTCGTCGGCATGGAGGCGCTCGAGAGCTTCCGTACGCTGTCGCTGGACGCCGCACTGCGCGGCGCGGACGACGGCTATGCGCTGATGGACACCCTCGGCTCCACCGAGTCCTCCTACGAGCGGGTCGTCCAGCGCGAATCCCTCAAGCCCTGTCTGCGCAGGCTCCCCGAGCGCGAGCGGGAGATCCTCTATCTGCGGTTCTTCTGCGACGAGACCCAGAGCCGGATCGCCGACCGGCTCGGTATCTCCCAGATGCATGTCTCCCGGCTCATCAGCCGCACCTGCGCCCGCCTGGGCGAAGAGGTCGGCGCGCGTGCCGCGTAG
- a CDS encoding TraR/DksA family transcriptional regulator: MSDRGRGGDPEVWTRWEVRRMNRAETGESPLRPRDLEEAAARLSEQADRLRSQLARTEETASALRADCDLDAGDSGAKAMTLRELRTRAEADEALLERTVAALDRLRAGSFGICTRCGRPQGRERSLALPHTELCVVCAEEREAGPGG, translated from the coding sequence ATGAGTGACCGTGGCCGCGGCGGGGACCCGGAGGTGTGGACGCGCTGGGAGGTGCGGCGGATGAACCGAGCGGAGACGGGTGAGAGCCCGCTGCGGCCCCGGGATCTGGAGGAGGCCGCGGCCCGGCTGTCGGAGCAGGCGGACCGGCTGCGGTCGCAGCTCGCCCGGACGGAGGAGACGGCGTCCGCGTTGCGCGCGGACTGCGATCTCGACGCGGGCGACTCGGGTGCGAAGGCCATGACGCTCCGGGAGCTGCGCACGCGCGCGGAGGCGGACGAGGCCCTGCTGGAGCGGACCGTCGCGGCGCTCGACCGGCTGCGCGCCGGATCCTTCGGGATCTGCACGCGGTGCGGCCGGCCTCAGGGCCGGGAGCGGTCGCTGGCCCTGCCCCACACGGAGCTGTGTGTCGTATGCGCCGAGGAGCGGGAGGCGGGACCGGGCGGATGA
- a CDS encoding CapA family protein, which yields MHGTAVTLFLCGDVMLARGVDQILPHPGDPELHEPFIRDSRAYVELAEEANGPIPRPVDFSWPWGDALAVLDEEAPDVRVLNLETSVTRSDEFAPGKDVHYRMSPDNLPCLTAVRPDVCVLANNHVLDGGRRGLQETLDTLAAAGLRVAGAGRDAAAARRPAVVPAGDHRRVLVFSFGAASSGIPDGWAAAEDRPGVDFLPDLSDARAAAITDRVRQLSHPGDITVASVHWGGNWGYGVSPDQIHFAHALIDGGVDLVHGHSSHHPRPLEVYRGKLILYGCGDVVDDYEGIGGYERYRDDLRLLYFPEVDPDTGRLMHLRMVPLRSRRMRLEHTGHEDAAWLGAALDRAGSGLGSHIDVRPDDVLTLRRP from the coding sequence ATGCACGGCACGGCGGTGACGCTGTTCCTCTGCGGCGATGTGATGCTCGCCCGCGGTGTCGACCAGATCCTGCCGCACCCCGGCGACCCGGAGCTCCACGAGCCCTTCATCCGCGACTCCCGGGCCTATGTCGAGCTGGCCGAGGAGGCGAACGGCCCGATCCCGCGTCCGGTCGACTTCTCCTGGCCCTGGGGCGACGCCCTGGCCGTACTGGACGAGGAGGCGCCCGATGTGCGGGTGCTCAACCTGGAGACGAGCGTCACCCGCAGCGATGAGTTCGCCCCGGGGAAGGACGTCCACTACCGGATGAGCCCGGACAACCTCCCCTGCCTGACCGCGGTCCGGCCCGACGTCTGCGTCCTGGCCAACAACCATGTGCTCGACGGCGGCCGGCGCGGGCTGCAGGAGACGCTCGACACCCTGGCCGCCGCCGGACTCCGGGTGGCCGGAGCGGGCCGTGACGCGGCCGCCGCGCGGCGCCCCGCCGTCGTCCCGGCCGGTGACCACCGCCGGGTGCTGGTGTTCTCGTTCGGCGCGGCCTCCAGTGGCATTCCGGACGGGTGGGCCGCGGCCGAGGACCGGCCCGGGGTCGACTTCCTGCCCGATCTGTCCGACGCCCGCGCGGCCGCGATCACCGATCGCGTACGGCAGCTCAGCCACCCCGGCGACATCACCGTGGCCTCGGTCCACTGGGGCGGCAACTGGGGATACGGCGTCTCACCGGACCAGATCCACTTCGCCCACGCCCTGATCGACGGCGGTGTGGACCTCGTCCACGGCCACTCCTCCCACCACCCCCGCCCGCTCGAGGTGTACCGCGGCAAGCTGATCCTCTACGGCTGCGGCGACGTGGTCGACGACTACGAGGGCATCGGCGGCTACGAGCGGTACCGCGACGATCTGCGGCTGCTCTACTTCCCCGAGGTGGACCCGGACACCGGCCGCCTGATGCACCTGCGGATGGTGCCCCTGCGGTCACGGCGGATGCGGCTGGAGCACACCGGCCACGAGGACGCCGCATGGCTGGGCGCGGCCCTCGACCGGGCCGGGTCGGGGCTCGGCTCGCATATCGACGTCCGGCCCGACGACGTCCTCACCCTGCGCCGGCCCTGA
- a CDS encoding lysylphosphatidylglycerol synthase transmembrane domain-containing protein, with product MPDVMPCPAGQPLDQPVEQPKERAGRWALLRRLPLRQILCLLPLLVVGYWVVQHRSLIGSGARQMFTANPYWLLTAVATTGLGWVAVSFARQGTVLERLPARRLFATQFAAGAANHLLPSGIGASAVNIRFMTGCGLPPARSSAALALYFLAEATTRVGLLVVLLLVFPQALRLGPLLPESVSGMVVAGAVVAAVVLVAGVTLIRPVRRIVVKFLRTAMADARSLHMRPSRALALWGGSLAFPLLQAAGLVAVALALELEVRPAHVMLAYLAATAVAAVVPSPGGIGSVDAALVIALVAAGAPVEAATSTVLAYRFITVWLPLIPGALVLGGLVRSKIV from the coding sequence ATGCCCGACGTGATGCCGTGCCCCGCGGGGCAGCCGCTGGACCAGCCCGTTGAGCAGCCCAAGGAGCGGGCGGGGCGCTGGGCCCTGCTCCGGCGGCTTCCGCTGCGCCAGATCCTGTGTCTGCTGCCGCTGCTCGTCGTCGGCTACTGGGTGGTCCAGCACCGGTCGCTGATCGGCTCCGGCGCCCGTCAGATGTTCACCGCCAATCCGTACTGGCTGCTGACGGCGGTGGCGACGACCGGGCTCGGCTGGGTGGCGGTGTCGTTCGCCCGGCAGGGCACGGTGCTGGAGCGGCTGCCGGCCAGACGGCTGTTCGCCACCCAGTTCGCCGCGGGGGCGGCCAATCATCTGCTGCCGTCGGGGATCGGCGCGAGCGCGGTGAACATCCGGTTCATGACCGGCTGCGGGCTGCCGCCCGCCCGTTCCTCGGCGGCGCTCGCCCTGTACTTCCTGGCGGAGGCCACGACCCGGGTGGGGCTGCTGGTGGTGCTGCTGCTGGTGTTTCCCCAGGCGCTGCGGCTGGGCCCGCTGCTCCCGGAGTCGGTGAGCGGGATGGTGGTGGCCGGCGCGGTGGTGGCGGCCGTGGTCCTGGTGGCCGGGGTGACGCTGATCCGTCCGGTGCGCCGGATCGTGGTGAAGTTTCTCCGCACCGCGATGGCCGACGCCCGGTCGCTGCACATGCGGCCGTCCAGGGCGCTGGCGCTGTGGGGCGGTTCGCTGGCGTTTCCCCTGCTGCAGGCGGCGGGGCTGGTGGCGGTCGCCCTGGCCCTGGAGCTGGAGGTACGGCCGGCGCATGTGATGCTCGCGTATCTGGCCGCCACGGCGGTGGCCGCGGTCGTCCCCTCCCCCGGTGGTATCGGCTCGGTCGACGCGGCGCTGGTCATCGCGCTGGTCGCGGCGGGGGCGCCGGTCGAGGCGGCCACGTCCACGGTGCTGGCGTACCGCTTCATCACGGTGTGGCTGCCGCTGATCCCCGGGGCGCTGGTGCTGGGCGGGCTGGTGCGCTCGAAGATCGTCTGA
- a CDS encoding glycosyltransferase 87 family protein, with translation MTGPTTSRGRLVLALALTVAVGLFLAFVPLHRDWFDLNVYYGAVGHWLRDGRIYDFTIPGADGADYGFTYPPFAALCMLPMALFDWPAAITLSMVLNVAASATLLTWLIGPIVRRHGWNKWFAFVVAACLFALLEPVRDTFSFGQVNLLLLVLVFFDAWLLSTGRGRFAGCGIGLAAAIKLTPAIFIGYLLITRRWRAAATATATAAAATLLALAVAPGASRVYWTEALWDTDRIGVLSYVSNQSWEGVLARLVDPVPPSGVVWGLGVLAVLAVWARRVRWAAAVGDERAGFALTGVTACLISPITWVHHLVWLIPALAVLVDSGLRPDAPPARRRLLLRVCAVVYVLLCSSVVWLWRFDSTGVDGFLGSNAYVWICLGLLIALPLRGARSANMLNQEPYPARIP, from the coding sequence ATGACGGGGCCCACCACATCTCGCGGACGGCTGGTCCTGGCCCTCGCCCTCACCGTGGCGGTGGGGCTCTTCCTGGCCTTCGTCCCGCTGCACCGGGACTGGTTCGACCTGAACGTCTACTACGGCGCCGTGGGCCACTGGCTGCGGGACGGCCGGATCTACGACTTCACCATCCCCGGCGCGGACGGGGCGGACTACGGCTTCACCTATCCGCCCTTCGCCGCGCTGTGCATGCTGCCGATGGCCCTGTTCGACTGGCCGGCCGCGATCACCCTGAGCATGGTGCTCAACGTGGCGGCCTCGGCCACCCTGCTGACCTGGCTGATCGGGCCGATCGTCCGCCGGCACGGCTGGAACAAGTGGTTCGCCTTCGTGGTGGCGGCCTGTCTGTTCGCCCTGCTGGAGCCGGTGCGGGACACCTTCAGTTTCGGGCAGGTCAATCTGCTGCTGCTGGTGCTGGTGTTCTTCGACGCCTGGCTGCTGTCCACGGGGCGTGGCCGGTTCGCCGGCTGCGGTATCGGGCTGGCAGCCGCGATCAAGCTCACCCCGGCGATCTTCATCGGCTATCTGCTGATCACCCGGCGGTGGCGCGCCGCCGCCACGGCCACGGCCACCGCCGCGGCCGCCACCCTGCTCGCCCTGGCGGTGGCGCCGGGGGCCTCACGGGTCTACTGGACCGAGGCGCTGTGGGACACCGACCGGATCGGTGTGCTCAGTTACGTCTCCAACCAGTCATGGGAAGGGGTGCTGGCCCGGCTGGTCGACCCGGTTCCGCCGAGCGGCGTGGTGTGGGGGCTCGGGGTGCTCGCCGTGCTGGCCGTATGGGCGCGCCGGGTGCGCTGGGCGGCGGCCGTCGGGGACGAGCGGGCCGGATTCGCGCTGACCGGGGTCACCGCCTGTCTGATCAGCCCGATCACCTGGGTGCACCATCTGGTGTGGCTGATTCCGGCCCTGGCGGTGCTCGTCGACAGCGGGCTGCGGCCGGACGCGCCACCGGCCCGGCGCAGGCTGCTGCTCCGGGTCTGTGCGGTGGTGTACGTGCTCCTGTGCAGCAGCGTGGTGTGGCTGTGGCGGTTCGACTCCACCGGGGTGGACGGCTTCCTCGGCAGCAACGCCTACGTGTGGATCTGCCTCGGCCTGCTGATCGCGCTCCCGCTGCGCGGCGCGCGTTCCGCGAACATGCTGAACCAAGAGCCGTATCCGGCACGTATCCCATGA
- the mptB gene encoding polyprenol phosphomannose-dependent alpha 1,6 mannosyltransferase MptB, with protein sequence MRSRDPGGVLRRVLVQGVAVAPGHCRLLGLAGSVALAAGGAAAGALPVGDALTPDSLREAIGLISTYFGLVLLIAAWWLLGREVRGPRPPGPRSLLLTLAVWAAPLLPGPPLFSRDVYSYLAQGAMVHARIDVYTHGPIRLGGPLAEQVAPVWQHTPTPYGPVSLAFESAVAHASRAEPSLGVIGLRLIALLGVVVMVLALPVLARRCGTDPSAALWLGALNPLLLLHLVGGAHNDAVMLGLLGAGLVAATGRWPACGAVLVTLAALVKAPAALGLLAVATLWARRVEGRRRRVGAVAATGALALATTGVATAVTGTGYGWISALTTPASPDNWALTSTLGRATGALLEAVGSGLAPLAAPAWHGLGLLATAVAIGIAWLRPPRPRPVYALGLSLIAVAVLGPAVRPWYVLWGLFVIAAAGPGGTVRKAVVAGSGVLTLAVLPNGFAPDSRQLTFAVCGGVLAVCALWCVRHAPGFAAGTPLSAVHGGHRSERSA encoded by the coding sequence ATGCGCTCTCGCGACCCTGGCGGGGTGCTGCGTCGTGTACTCGTCCAAGGTGTCGCCGTCGCTCCGGGTCACTGCCGGCTTCTCGGCCTCGCTGGGTCAGTGGCCCTGGCGGCGGGCGGGGCGGCGGCCGGAGCGCTGCCGGTGGGGGACGCCCTCACCCCTGACTCCCTGAGAGAGGCGATCGGGCTGATCAGCACCTATTTCGGTCTGGTGCTGTTGATCGCGGCGTGGTGGCTGCTGGGGCGCGAGGTGCGCGGACCCCGGCCGCCCGGGCCCCGCTCCCTGCTGCTCACACTCGCCGTCTGGGCGGCTCCCCTGCTGCCCGGGCCGCCGCTGTTCAGCCGGGATGTGTACAGCTATCTCGCCCAGGGCGCCATGGTGCACGCCCGGATCGATGTCTACACCCACGGCCCCATACGCCTCGGCGGACCGCTGGCGGAACAGGTGGCGCCGGTGTGGCAGCACACCCCGACGCCGTACGGCCCGGTCTCGCTGGCCTTCGAATCCGCCGTCGCCCACGCCTCGCGCGCCGAGCCGTCCCTCGGAGTGATCGGGCTGCGGCTGATCGCGCTGCTCGGGGTGGTGGTGATGGTGCTGGCGCTGCCCGTTCTGGCCCGCCGCTGCGGCACCGACCCGAGCGCCGCCCTGTGGCTGGGGGCGCTCAACCCTCTCCTGCTGCTGCATCTGGTGGGCGGGGCGCACAATGATGCCGTGATGCTCGGGCTGCTCGGGGCCGGGCTGGTGGCCGCGACGGGTCGATGGCCGGCCTGTGGCGCGGTGCTGGTCACGCTCGCCGCCCTGGTCAAGGCTCCGGCCGCGCTGGGGCTGCTGGCGGTGGCCACGCTGTGGGCACGCCGGGTGGAGGGTCGCAGGCGCCGCGTCGGCGCCGTGGCGGCCACCGGGGCGCTGGCCCTGGCCACCACCGGAGTGGCGACGGCCGTCACCGGCACCGGCTACGGCTGGATCTCCGCGCTCACCACCCCGGCCTCACCGGACAACTGGGCGCTCACCAGCACCCTGGGCCGCGCCACCGGCGCCCTGCTGGAGGCCGTCGGCAGCGGTCTGGCTCCGCTGGCCGCGCCCGCGTGGCACGGTCTGGGGCTGCTGGCCACCGCCGTGGCCATAGGGATCGCCTGGCTGCGTCCGCCCCGCCCCCGGCCCGTGTACGCGCTGGGGCTGAGCCTGATAGCGGTGGCCGTGCTGGGCCCGGCGGTCCGGCCCTGGTACGTGCTGTGGGGGCTGTTCGTGATCGCGGCGGCCGGGCCGGGCGGAACGGTGCGCAAGGCGGTGGTGGCCGGGAGCGGGGTGCTCACACTGGCCGTGCTGCCCAACGGGTTCGCCCCGGATTCGCGGCAGCTGACGTTCGCCGTGTGCGGGGGTGTGCTGGCGGTGTGCGCGCTGTGGTGCGTACGGCACGCACCGGGGTTCGCCGCCGGCACCCCGCTCTCCGCCGTCCACGGCGGCCACCGATCGGAGCGTTCGGCATGA
- a CDS encoding NAD(P)/FAD-dependent oxidoreductase — protein MNTPGNVVVVGASVAGLTAAVTLRTLGYDGRLTLIGDEPHTPYNRPPLSKQILAGTWEPDRIKLRTDEELSDLDARLLFGRSAIGLDTAARRVVLEGGDSVSYDALVIATGVTPNSLPGAHHLAGVHLLRTLDDALALRADLRHKPDVKVAVVGAGFLGSEAAVAARRMGLDVTMIDPRPVPMRRQFGDRIAGLVGRLHTKNGVSMRCGTGVRRFFESGGRVTGLELTDGTLLDADVVVVAIGAAPAIGWLAGSGLELGNGVECDPTCRAAPGVYAAGDVASWHNDHFGCRMRLEHRLNATEQAQAVARNVLGEGQPFAPVPYFWTDQYDAHIQAYGIFPSDAELAVLHGELEGGHFVVAYGHRGVVVGVLGWNSPCELRKLRQLVVDRAPWTSILPTPRAVWPGRHLSASLR, from the coding sequence GTGAACACACCGGGGAACGTCGTGGTCGTGGGCGCCTCGGTCGCGGGGCTCACCGCGGCCGTCACGCTGCGCACCCTGGGATACGACGGACGGCTCACCCTCATCGGCGACGAGCCCCACACCCCCTACAACCGGCCACCGTTGTCCAAGCAGATCCTGGCGGGCACCTGGGAGCCGGACCGGATCAAGCTGCGCACCGACGAGGAGCTGTCCGACCTCGACGCACGGCTGCTGTTCGGCAGGTCCGCCATCGGCCTGGACACCGCCGCCCGCCGGGTGGTGCTGGAGGGCGGCGACAGCGTCTCCTACGACGCCCTGGTCATCGCCACCGGCGTCACCCCCAACAGCCTGCCCGGCGCCCACCATCTGGCCGGGGTGCATCTGCTGCGCACCCTCGACGACGCCCTCGCGCTGCGCGCCGATCTGCGCCACAAGCCCGATGTGAAGGTGGCGGTGGTCGGCGCGGGTTTCCTCGGCTCGGAGGCCGCGGTGGCGGCCCGCAGGATGGGGCTGGACGTCACCATGATCGACCCGCGGCCGGTGCCGATGCGGCGGCAGTTCGGCGACCGGATCGCCGGGCTCGTCGGGCGGCTGCACACGAAGAACGGCGTGTCCATGCGCTGTGGCACCGGGGTGCGGCGGTTCTTCGAGTCCGGCGGCCGGGTGACCGGCCTGGAGCTGACCGACGGCACGCTGCTCGACGCCGATGTCGTGGTGGTCGCCATCGGCGCCGCCCCGGCGATCGGCTGGCTGGCCGGATCCGGACTGGAGCTGGGCAACGGTGTCGAATGCGATCCCACCTGCCGTGCCGCGCCCGGCGTCTACGCGGCAGGTGATGTCGCCTCGTGGCACAACGACCACTTCGGCTGCCGGATGCGGCTGGAACACCGGCTGAACGCGACGGAACAGGCCCAGGCCGTGGCCCGCAATGTGCTCGGCGAGGGCCAACCGTTCGCCCCCGTGCCGTACTTCTGGACCGACCAGTACGACGCCCATATCCAGGCGTACGGCATATTCCCCAGCGATGCCGAACTCGCCGTGCTCCACGGCGAGCTCGAAGGCGGCCACTTCGTCGTGGCCTACGGACACCGGGGCGTCGTGGTCGGGGTGCTCGGCTGGAACAGCCCGTGCGAGCTGCGCAAACTGCGTCAACTCGTGGTCGACCGGGCACCATGGACATCGATCCTGCCCACCCCGCGGGCGGTGTGGCCCGGCCGACACCTCTCGGCCAGTCTCCGGTGA
- a CDS encoding ferredoxin has translation MQVTLHQDKCVASGQCVLAAQDVFDQRDLDGVAVLLDERPPAELHDDVRQAAAVCPALAIALADA, from the coding sequence ATGCAGGTGACCTTGCATCAGGACAAATGCGTCGCCTCGGGGCAGTGCGTGCTCGCCGCCCAGGACGTGTTCGACCAGCGGGACCTGGACGGTGTCGCCGTCCTCCTCGACGAGCGCCCGCCGGCGGAACTGCACGACGACGTGCGTCAAGCGGCCGCCGTCTGCCCCGCCCTGGCCATCGCCCTGGCCGACGCGTGA